In one Streptomyces sp. NBC_01288 genomic region, the following are encoded:
- a CDS encoding tyrosine-type recombinase/integrase: MAEKTIVPVGVKLSTDIEYRPDRPNPYRARVRWFDPATKRRLSLSEGKADEDEAQEWLQDIIDAAQAGLSPSLATMKLAEYGDTNMDLALRGLELKTLDPYLAGWRMRVVPALGHLAVRMITNGVVDRSVQNWIVDDHSRSTVKNTIAVLVRVMEQAVRDGIIKVNPARVSGWQKLYKQAEDELRDPRALALPDWDTLVQLAEALVAASSNQYRGWGDVVLFAASTAARIGEVSGCRVGDIDTSQWIWTVRRQTTPAPGGLTDKGTKGKRARKVPIIEEIRPLVAQRILSAGPAPDARLFTGPRGGRISTAVLRDATHWDEVVTRLGYEHLRRHDLRHTGLTWLADAGVPIHVLRRIAGHGSLTTTQRYLHPDIHKITAAGTALSAHLSVLRAPRTLPATAVLTR; this comes from the coding sequence ATGGCCGAGAAGACCATTGTTCCGGTCGGCGTCAAGCTCTCCACCGACATCGAGTACCGGCCCGATCGTCCCAATCCCTACCGAGCGCGCGTCCGCTGGTTCGATCCGGCGACGAAGCGACGCCTGTCCCTGTCGGAGGGAAAGGCGGACGAGGACGAGGCTCAGGAGTGGCTCCAGGACATCATCGACGCCGCGCAGGCCGGCCTGTCCCCGTCGCTCGCCACCATGAAACTCGCCGAATACGGCGACACCAACATGGATCTCGCCCTGCGCGGGCTGGAGTTGAAGACCCTCGACCCGTATCTCGCGGGATGGCGGATGCGCGTGGTCCCAGCCCTGGGCCACCTCGCCGTACGGATGATCACCAACGGCGTCGTCGACCGCAGCGTGCAAAACTGGATCGTCGACGACCACAGTCGCTCCACGGTCAAGAACACCATCGCCGTCCTGGTCCGCGTCATGGAGCAGGCGGTCCGCGACGGCATCATCAAGGTCAACCCCGCCCGCGTCAGCGGCTGGCAGAAGCTCTACAAGCAGGCCGAGGACGAACTCCGCGACCCACGGGCCCTCGCCCTGCCCGACTGGGACACGCTCGTCCAGCTGGCCGAGGCACTCGTGGCCGCCTCCTCCAACCAGTACCGAGGCTGGGGCGACGTCGTTCTGTTCGCCGCGAGCACCGCCGCCCGGATCGGAGAGGTCTCCGGGTGCCGCGTCGGAGACATCGACACAAGTCAGTGGATCTGGACGGTACGGCGCCAAACCACGCCCGCGCCCGGCGGACTGACCGACAAGGGCACCAAGGGCAAGCGCGCCCGGAAGGTTCCCATCATCGAGGAGATCCGGCCGCTCGTTGCCCAGCGCATCCTCTCCGCCGGCCCCGCCCCTGACGCGCGCCTGTTCACCGGCCCACGCGGAGGACGCATCTCCACCGCGGTCCTGCGCGACGCCACCCACTGGGACGAGGTGGTCACCCGACTCGGCTACGAACACCTGCGCCGCCACGATCTCCGGCACACCGGACTGACCTGGCTCGCGGACGCCGGAGTCCCCATCCACGTCCTGCGCAGAATCGCCGGCCACGGATCGCTGACCACCACCCAGCGTTACCTGCACCCGGACATCCACAAGATCACAGCCGCGGGTACGGCACTCTCCGCACACCTCAGCGTGCTACGCGCCCCGCGCACACTTCCCGCGACGGCTGTCCTCACCCGATGA
- a CDS encoding beta strand repeat-containing protein produces the protein MIVGTAALAVSGAVGLPGIAHAATSASHAGAAGRPSAGVSPGLSEDQALAKARASGKPVQATAATTDSSTLTANPNGTLTLRQTIAPVRKLVHGRWKSLDPTLVRQADGTISPKVSTSSLTLSGGADAPLATMRAGEGTLAVSLPAAFTLGAPSLSGATATYRSVLPDVDLAVTAQDTGGFSEVLVVKNAGAAANPALSDLNLSTKATGVTLASDMAGDITAKDRHGRTVFSATAPTMWDSGRAAANTPKVTNPQTGQSVDTRTGDPVSSSPASPGTAARTTSLKAAYRAGKIRLSPDHRLLVGKDTVYPVYIDPTFVPSGQTDTVQAWAFVDSEWPDTAFYKPAASTPGPLHVGYTDWTSDVSTNRALFQTSIHSSVWGADPSSITSSISFYENWSASCTKTEVDLWHTASITSGTTWSNSHSSSDPDKKFWFSKLDTQTAAHGWSASCGPADVTFDISSLMKSAAAGKWSKATFGLRAADEGDDMAWKQFSKQATITTTYDHTPNTPTTLTTSPATSCTATTPATLGLGDVTLRAGVSDPDGSINKLTANFTLKNMSSGTTYPRAISAPNGTTASTPYSHTSTSGPFQALTAKTEFAWYLTVGDGDLTSSQSKTCHFYYDPTIPGAPSISAIASTTSQCPELADSPSGDSLCTVGTAAGFTLTDTNTSSAPGSYRYQLNGGNPVSVAASSSSPYTATISLKPTTQTNVLTVTAVSSGGNIGDTDDYRFIAQAPATATDDDLNGDGNADLLTVGGKNSLPSGLWQAVGTGSGKVDPVARNVGIDGNGIDTTETPTSFDGTQAITGHFFTGAGFNDVLDYSYNTANGAISGEILRGQGDGTDLQPVDSLPITNSTGVFALTTTTTGDGDTTTVTTTPATSIASGGNLYNTLNGYTSTGYPDLLLLINGYLYDEPSNDGQGMYPGADQAIELTEYNPYCLAQNTATTTSCTTDWSGWSITTALDANGLPELFARDTSTDTNDPSHGQLWYLSPDNLESLANGATALTSVEAATTGWDSVSQPTLQAADINNDNTPDLWTISSTGTATAHEMTLSGTTATWTTPTGQALTTDTHDWPLNDYNTYADAPLTAKDGGTSAISLTGTSGVTAPTDGLFDPDVALDSTDHDYLQGSTAALDLTKSLTVSIWADPTAYGGAVLSQTGSADSGILLIPTTDGWQFSLNTGAGTAWSFDTVTGGTVHLGTWAHLTATYDKTTRVMNLYVDDVFVATGSHTAPSTGAGGTFQLGDAYITSARTDYFTGELARAQTWTGAVVPPAQPYTPAGYHQAVTPTRILDTRTSSGLTYTSGVTAGTSTIATDSVTHLKIAGDSVTTPVTGAPTTIPASVTAVAVDVTATAQTDGGYVTTYADGTQQPKTSSTNFTASTTATGYQIVPVGNDGKIDLYTHINTTGGTAALIVDVTGYFTSDSTVTGDQTYTPLTSAVRALDTRASIAHTSLTATGTVAADKTFTLQITGQNGIPSTATAVAINLAAADATGTGYLQTYATGYAPTAATSLSFNSGNAIASLSGDVPIGTSGTITISVHASATAVLADISGYYTTSTTGQKFHTINPTRLVDTRSGIGGSTSPVAANSTYTLNSTTTQHVTTATTPTIAAMVTITGPTAGGNATVYPTSVGKPATSNINWGTGDTLANLTLTPTDTSGSITLYNDSTGTTDLVIDSSGYYT, from the coding sequence ATGATTGTCGGTACCGCTGCCCTGGCTGTCTCGGGTGCCGTGGGGCTTCCCGGCATCGCTCACGCGGCCACATCGGCGTCTCACGCCGGCGCAGCCGGCCGGCCTTCGGCCGGCGTTTCCCCGGGGCTGAGTGAGGATCAGGCCCTGGCGAAGGCGCGGGCCTCCGGCAAGCCGGTCCAGGCGACGGCCGCGACGACGGACTCCTCCACCCTGACCGCGAACCCGAACGGCACGCTGACGCTCAGACAGACCATCGCCCCGGTGCGCAAACTGGTGCACGGGAGATGGAAGAGCCTGGATCCGACGCTCGTGCGTCAAGCGGACGGCACCATCTCCCCCAAGGTGTCGACCAGTTCTTTGACCCTGTCAGGCGGCGCGGACGCCCCGCTGGCCACCATGCGGGCCGGCGAGGGAACCCTGGCGGTGTCCTTGCCCGCCGCGTTCACGCTGGGAGCACCCTCGCTCTCGGGCGCCACCGCCACTTACCGCAGCGTGCTGCCTGATGTGGATCTCGCCGTCACCGCGCAGGACACCGGCGGGTTCAGTGAGGTGCTGGTCGTGAAGAACGCCGGCGCCGCGGCGAACCCCGCGCTCAGCGACCTGAATCTGTCCACCAAGGCCACCGGAGTGACCCTGGCCAGCGACATGGCCGGTGACATCACCGCCAAGGACCGCCACGGACGCACCGTCTTCTCCGCCACCGCCCCCACCATGTGGGACTCCGGCCGTGCCGCCGCGAACACCCCGAAGGTGACCAACCCCCAGACCGGTCAGAGCGTCGATACCCGCACCGGCGACCCGGTCAGCTCCAGCCCCGCCTCTCCTGGTACAGCGGCCCGTACCACCAGCTTGAAGGCCGCCTACCGCGCCGGGAAGATACGGCTCTCGCCCGACCATCGGCTGCTGGTGGGCAAGGACACCGTCTACCCCGTCTACATCGACCCCACCTTCGTGCCCTCTGGCCAGACCGACACCGTCCAGGCATGGGCGTTCGTCGACAGCGAGTGGCCCGACACCGCGTTCTACAAGCCTGCCGCCTCCACTCCCGGTCCCCTGCACGTCGGCTACACCGACTGGACCTCCGACGTCTCCACCAACCGGGCCCTGTTCCAGACCAGCATCCACAGCAGCGTCTGGGGCGCGGACCCGAGTTCGATCACCTCCAGCATCTCCTTCTACGAGAACTGGTCGGCCTCCTGCACCAAGACGGAAGTCGACCTGTGGCACACGGCCTCGATCACCTCCGGCACCACCTGGTCCAACTCGCACAGCTCCAGTGACCCGGACAAGAAGTTCTGGTTCAGCAAGCTCGACACGCAGACCGCGGCGCATGGCTGGTCCGCCTCCTGTGGTCCTGCGGACGTCACCTTCGACATCAGCTCGCTGATGAAGTCGGCCGCCGCCGGCAAGTGGTCAAAGGCCACCTTCGGCCTGCGGGCCGCCGACGAGGGCGACGACATGGCCTGGAAGCAGTTCAGCAAGCAGGCCACCATCACCACCACCTACGACCACACTCCCAACACCCCGACCACCCTGACCACCAGCCCGGCCACCAGCTGCACCGCCACCACTCCCGCCACCCTGGGTCTGGGCGACGTCACCCTGCGCGCCGGAGTGTCCGATCCGGACGGAAGCATCAACAAGCTCACCGCCAACTTCACGCTGAAGAACATGTCCAGCGGCACCACCTACCCGCGCGCCATCAGCGCCCCCAACGGCACAACGGCCAGTACCCCGTACTCGCACACCAGTACCTCGGGGCCCTTCCAGGCACTCACCGCGAAAACCGAGTTCGCCTGGTACCTCACCGTCGGCGACGGAGACCTGACCAGCAGTCAGTCGAAGACCTGTCACTTCTACTACGACCCCACCATCCCGGGCGCACCCAGCATCAGTGCCATAGCCTCCACCACCAGTCAGTGTCCTGAACTCGCGGACAGTCCCTCGGGGGACAGTCTGTGCACCGTGGGAACGGCCGCCGGCTTCACGTTGACGGACACCAACACCAGCTCCGCACCCGGCAGTTACCGCTACCAGCTCAACGGCGGCAATCCGGTCAGCGTCGCCGCCTCTAGCTCCAGCCCCTACACCGCCACCATCTCGCTGAAGCCGACCACGCAGACCAACGTCCTGACCGTCACCGCAGTCTCCAGCGGCGGGAACATCGGCGACACCGACGACTACCGGTTCATCGCCCAGGCTCCCGCCACCGCCACCGACGACGACCTCAACGGCGACGGCAACGCCGACCTGCTGACCGTCGGCGGCAAGAACTCCCTGCCCTCAGGACTCTGGCAGGCCGTCGGCACCGGCAGCGGCAAGGTCGACCCCGTCGCACGCAACGTCGGCATCGACGGCAACGGCATCGACACCACCGAGACCCCTACGTCCTTCGACGGCACCCAGGCCATCACCGGCCACTTCTTCACCGGAGCCGGCTTCAACGACGTCCTCGATTACAGCTACAACACTGCCAACGGCGCCATCAGCGGCGAGATCCTGCGCGGCCAAGGCGACGGCACCGACCTCCAGCCCGTCGACTCCCTCCCCATCACCAACTCCACCGGAGTCTTCGCCCTGACCACCACGACCACCGGCGACGGCGACACCACCACCGTCACCACCACCCCGGCCACCTCCATCGCCAGCGGCGGCAACCTGTACAACACCCTCAACGGCTACACCTCCACGGGCTACCCCGACCTCCTCCTCCTGATCAATGGCTACCTCTACGACGAACCCTCAAACGACGGCCAGGGCATGTACCCCGGAGCCGATCAGGCCATCGAGCTGACCGAGTACAACCCGTACTGCCTCGCCCAGAACACCGCGACCACCACCAGCTGCACCACCGACTGGAGCGGTTGGAGCATCACCACCGCCCTCGACGCCAACGGCCTACCAGAACTGTTCGCCCGCGACACCAGCACCGACACCAACGATCCCTCTCACGGCCAGCTCTGGTACCTCAGCCCCGACAACCTCGAGAGCCTCGCCAACGGCGCCACCGCCCTCACCTCCGTCGAAGCAGCCACCACCGGCTGGGACTCCGTCAGCCAGCCCACCCTCCAAGCCGCCGACATCAACAACGACAACACACCCGACCTGTGGACCATCAGCAGCACCGGCACCGCCACCGCCCATGAGATGACCCTCTCCGGCACCACCGCCACCTGGACGACCCCCACAGGCCAGGCCCTGACCACAGACACCCACGACTGGCCCCTCAACGACTACAACACCTACGCGGATGCCCCGCTCACCGCGAAGGACGGGGGCACCAGCGCAATCAGCCTCACCGGCACCAGCGGTGTCACCGCGCCCACCGACGGCCTGTTCGACCCCGACGTCGCCCTCGACTCCACCGACCACGACTACCTGCAGGGCAGCACGGCTGCCCTGGATCTCACCAAGTCCCTCACCGTGTCCATCTGGGCCGACCCCACCGCCTACGGCGGCGCGGTCCTCTCCCAGACCGGCAGCGCGGATTCAGGAATCCTGCTGATCCCCACCACGGACGGCTGGCAGTTCAGCCTCAACACCGGTGCGGGCACCGCCTGGAGCTTCGACACCGTCACCGGCGGCACCGTCCACCTCGGCACCTGGGCCCACCTGACCGCCACCTACGACAAGACCACCCGCGTAATGAACCTGTACGTCGACGACGTCTTCGTCGCCACCGGCAGCCACACCGCCCCCAGCACCGGAGCCGGCGGCACCTTCCAGCTCGGCGACGCCTACATCACCTCTGCCCGCACGGACTACTTCACCGGTGAACTCGCCCGCGCACAGACCTGGACCGGCGCCGTCGTACCGCCCGCCCAGCCCTACACCCCCGCCGGATACCACCAGGCCGTCACCCCCACCCGCATCCTCGACACCCGCACCAGCAGCGGCCTCACCTACACGAGCGGTGTCACCGCCGGCACGAGCACCATCGCGACCGACTCCGTCACCCATCTGAAGATCGCGGGCGACAGCGTCACCACACCCGTCACGGGCGCACCCACCACGATCCCGGCCTCGGTCACCGCGGTCGCCGTCGACGTGACCGCCACCGCACAGACCGACGGCGGCTACGTCACCACCTACGCCGACGGCACCCAGCAACCCAAGACCTCATCCACGAACTTCACGGCGTCCACCACCGCAACCGGCTACCAGATCGTCCCCGTCGGCAACGACGGCAAGATCGACCTCTACACCCACATCAACACCACCGGCGGCACCGCCGCCCTGATCGTGGACGTCACCGGCTACTTCACCAGCGACTCCACCGTCACCGGCGACCAGACCTACACACCGCTCACCAGCGCGGTCCGCGCCCTGGACACCCGCGCCAGCATCGCCCACACCAGCCTGACCGCCACCGGAACCGTGGCCGCCGACAAGACCTTCACCCTGCAGATCACCGGCCAGAACGGCATCCCCAGCACCGCCACCGCCGTCGCCATCAACCTCGCCGCCGCCGACGCCACCGGCACCGGCTACCTCCAGACCTACGCCACCGGATACGCACCCACCGCCGCCACCAGCCTCAGCTTCAACAGCGGCAACGCCATCGCCTCACTCTCCGGCGACGTACCCATCGGCACCTCCGGAACCATCACCATCTCCGTCCACGCCAGCGCCACCGCCGTCCTCGCCGACATCTCCGGCTACTACACCACCAGCACCACCGGCCAGAAATTCCACACCATCAACCCCACCCGCCTGGTCGACACCCGCAGCGGCATCGGCGGATCCACCAGCCCCGTCGCCGCCAACAGCACCTACACCCTCAACAGCACCACCACCCAGCACGTCACCACGGCTACGACTCCCACCATCGCCGCCATGGTCACCATCACCGGCCCCACAGCCGGCGGCAACGCCACCGTCTACCCCACCAGCGTCGGCAAACCCGCCACCAGCAACATCAACTGGGGTACCGGCGACACCCTCGCCAACCTCACCCTCACCCCCACCGACACCAGCGGATCCATCACCCTCTACAACGACAGCACCGGCACCACCGACCTCGTCATCGACTCCAGCGGCTACTACACCTGA
- a CDS encoding MFS transporter produces MARQVTLGRDFRRLWGAYGVSAAGSAVAMGALPLVALLVLHSSAFQVSLLTAFSAVASAVIALPLGVRIEHRYKRPVMITADLVRCAVLVSVPVAAAFGGLTFIHLCAVGILQTAAAVAFDAASGAHLKALVLPEHRLRANSLFETANWISVSAGPPVGGFLVGVLGPTVTMAVDAASFLGSAIGIRRIRRPEPAPTARAAAPRLGRDIAVGWQYILRHPGLRALFCNSLLFGGSIMMTSPLMAVLMLRDLGLAPWQYGLALGLPCLGGVLGSRLTPPLTRRLGQRRILLLSGVARTLWTILLPLAPSGALGVFTIVAVDFGLLSAAGVFNPSFTTYRMEATQDAFMSRVATSWSASSKTCQAVFMIAGGLLADAVGVRGALLIAGVLCLSSVLLLPWKTTRTSAQGIPAPAGEPVQESAPSPADSP; encoded by the coding sequence TTGGCGCGGCAGGTCACGCTCGGGCGGGACTTCCGACGGTTGTGGGGTGCCTACGGGGTCAGTGCTGCGGGCAGTGCCGTCGCCATGGGGGCTTTGCCCCTGGTCGCCCTCCTGGTGCTGCATTCGTCGGCGTTTCAGGTCTCTCTGCTTACTGCTTTCTCCGCAGTGGCCAGTGCGGTGATCGCCCTCCCGCTCGGTGTGCGTATCGAGCACCGGTACAAACGACCTGTCATGATCACTGCCGATCTGGTCCGCTGCGCGGTACTGGTGAGTGTTCCGGTCGCGGCTGCCTTCGGCGGGCTCACCTTCATCCACCTGTGTGCCGTGGGCATTCTTCAGACGGCTGCGGCGGTTGCGTTCGACGCGGCGAGCGGTGCGCACCTGAAGGCGCTTGTCCTGCCCGAGCACCGCCTTCGCGCCAACAGCCTGTTCGAGACCGCCAACTGGATCAGCGTCAGCGCCGGTCCGCCCGTCGGCGGGTTTCTGGTCGGTGTTCTGGGCCCCACCGTGACGATGGCGGTCGATGCCGCGTCCTTCCTGGGATCCGCTATCGGTATCCGCCGTATCCGGCGGCCCGAACCCGCGCCGACGGCACGCGCCGCTGCCCCTCGCCTGGGCCGCGACATTGCCGTCGGCTGGCAGTACATCCTGCGACATCCCGGACTGCGTGCGTTGTTCTGCAACTCCCTGCTCTTCGGCGGCTCCATCATGATGACGTCACCGTTGATGGCCGTCCTCATGCTGCGTGACCTTGGCCTCGCACCGTGGCAGTACGGACTTGCTCTGGGACTGCCCTGCCTGGGCGGTGTGCTGGGCTCTCGCCTGACTCCGCCGCTCACCCGCCGTCTGGGGCAGCGCCGGATCCTGTTGCTGTCCGGCGTCGCACGCACACTCTGGACGATTCTGCTGCCGCTTGCGCCGTCCGGTGCTCTCGGCGTGTTCACCATCGTGGCGGTTGACTTCGGCCTGTTGTCCGCGGCCGGCGTTTTCAACCCGTCGTTCACCACCTACCGCATGGAGGCCACGCAGGACGCGTTCATGTCCCGCGTGGCTACCTCCTGGTCGGCCAGCTCGAAGACGTGCCAGGCAGTTTTCATGATTGCCGGTGGCCTCCTCGCCGATGCGGTGGGTGTCCGTGGTGCGCTGCTCATCGCTGGGGTGCTGTGTCTGTCGAGCGTGCTCCTTCTGCCATGGAAGACGACACGCACTTCCGCCCAGGGCATTCCAGCACCGGCGGGGGAGCCGGTTCAGGAATCGGCCCCATCCCCGGCCGACTCTCCATAG
- a CDS encoding DUF309 domain-containing protein — MSDTTSGGTAGARDRDGEGRARNARPRDGLGRPLPYDADGVARQPEGVVRAPEDTVVEAQALLDEGKPFHAHEVFEDAWKSGPDEERALWRGLAQLAVGLTHAARGNVTGGARLLRRGAGGVEEWASRSGRERPYGMDLAGVAAWARGLGGEVERGGGSVDAGARAPRLRGTS; from the coding sequence ATGAGCGACACAACCTCAGGCGGTACGGCCGGTGCGCGGGACCGGGACGGCGAGGGGCGGGCGCGCAATGCCCGGCCTCGGGACGGGCTCGGGCGACCGTTGCCGTACGACGCGGACGGTGTGGCGCGGCAGCCCGAGGGGGTCGTGCGGGCGCCGGAGGACACCGTCGTGGAGGCGCAGGCGCTGCTCGACGAGGGGAAGCCGTTCCACGCGCACGAGGTGTTCGAGGACGCCTGGAAGTCGGGGCCGGACGAGGAGCGTGCCCTGTGGCGCGGGCTCGCCCAGCTCGCCGTGGGGCTCACGCACGCGGCCCGGGGCAACGTCACCGGCGGGGCCCGGCTGCTGCGGCGCGGTGCCGGGGGCGTCGAGGAGTGGGCGTCCCGGTCGGGGCGGGAGCGGCCGTACGGGATGGATCTCGCGGGGGTGGCGGCCTGGGCGCGGGGGCTCGGGGGCGAGGTGGAGCGGGGCGGCGGGAGTGTCGACGCGGGGGCGCGGGCGCCTCGGCTGCGCGGGACGTCGTAG
- a CDS encoding acyl-CoA thioester hydrolase/BAAT C-terminal domain-containing protein produces MAVEIVEFELTEPWTGFIAEPLVRGSNAGVLVLSGSSGRIERERCRLFARAGVIAATVRWFGGPGQPPGICEVPLEILVEATGLLRGRGAERVTILGLSKGAEAALLVSTLSDCADAVIALAPSSAVWANVGPGHDGRDRPYRSSWTWQGQPLPFVPYVESWLPAEPSDGPVAVLDWYESSLTACEDRLDAAAIPIEKADADLVLVAGGADRMWPSLRFAQELADRRTAAGRDAMVITRIDAGHRIIFPDEVAPPPSTRFDHGGTPEAGAALGAVAWPHVMAAIRGS; encoded by the coding sequence ATGGCCGTCGAGATCGTTGAGTTCGAACTGACCGAGCCCTGGACGGGCTTCATCGCTGAGCCGCTCGTGCGTGGCAGCAATGCGGGTGTACTCGTGCTGTCTGGATCGAGCGGCCGGATCGAGCGCGAACGGTGTCGGCTCTTCGCCCGTGCCGGTGTGATCGCGGCGACGGTTCGGTGGTTCGGCGGGCCCGGGCAGCCGCCGGGCATCTGTGAGGTTCCGCTGGAGATTCTTGTCGAGGCGACCGGGCTGTTGCGCGGGCGTGGTGCTGAACGGGTCACCATCCTGGGGCTTTCGAAGGGCGCTGAGGCGGCGTTGCTGGTGTCCACGCTCTCGGACTGCGCGGATGCTGTGATCGCGCTGGCCCCCTCGTCGGCCGTCTGGGCCAACGTCGGCCCAGGACACGACGGCCGGGATCGCCCGTATCGATCCAGCTGGACTTGGCAGGGGCAGCCCCTGCCCTTCGTCCCCTATGTCGAGTCCTGGCTCCCGGCGGAGCCTTCAGACGGGCCGGTCGCCGTGCTCGACTGGTACGAATCCAGTCTCACAGCATGCGAGGACCGCCTCGACGCCGCGGCTATCCCGATCGAGAAGGCCGACGCCGATCTGGTGCTGGTCGCGGGCGGCGCCGACAGGATGTGGCCGTCCCTGCGGTTCGCCCAGGAACTCGCTGACCGGCGCACGGCGGCCGGGCGGGACGCGATGGTGATCACCCGGATCGACGCGGGCCACCGCATCATCTTCCCGGACGAGGTGGCACCGCCTCCATCCACTCGCTTTGACCACGGTGGCACCCCGGAGGCCGGCGCAGCGCTGGGAGCGGTCGCCTGGCCGCACGTGATGGCAGCCATCCGCGGCTCCTGA
- the cobF gene encoding precorrin-6A synthase (deacetylating), whose product MRKIHVIGIGAGDPEQLTLQAVRVLRSTDVFFILDKGEVKSDLTRLRRDMLDAHLPEGTYRLVEARDPERDRKAGGAAYSPAVGDWRSARADIYERLVAEELGEDESGAFLVWGDPSLYDSTLGILEEILERGAVAFEYDVVPGISSVSALVARHRTGLNRVARPVQITTGRRLSEEFPEGVDDVVVMLDAHQAFRRYADQDIDIYWGAYLGTPDEILASGPIAEAAPRIERLRAEARERKGWIMDTYLLRRHPKGE is encoded by the coding sequence GTGCGAAAGATTCATGTCATCGGTATCGGCGCGGGCGACCCCGAGCAGCTGACCCTCCAGGCTGTCAGGGTGCTGCGGAGCACGGACGTGTTCTTCATCCTCGACAAGGGCGAGGTGAAGTCGGACCTCACCCGGCTCCGCCGGGACATGCTCGACGCGCACCTGCCGGAGGGGACGTACCGCCTGGTCGAGGCGCGGGACCCGGAGCGGGACCGGAAGGCCGGCGGCGCCGCGTACTCACCCGCGGTCGGGGACTGGCGCAGTGCCCGCGCGGACATCTACGAGCGGCTCGTCGCCGAGGAGTTGGGCGAGGACGAGAGCGGCGCGTTCCTGGTGTGGGGCGATCCCTCGCTGTACGACAGCACGCTCGGCATCCTGGAGGAGATCCTGGAGCGGGGTGCGGTGGCGTTCGAGTACGACGTCGTGCCCGGCATCAGCAGTGTCTCGGCGCTCGTCGCCCGGCACCGCACGGGGCTGAACCGGGTCGCGCGGCCGGTGCAGATCACCACGGGCCGGCGACTGTCCGAGGAGTTCCCGGAGGGGGTGGACGACGTGGTGGTGATGCTGGACGCGCACCAGGCGTTCCGGCGGTACGCCGACCAGGACATCGACATCTACTGGGGCGCCTACCTGGGCACCCCGGACGAGATCCTCGCCTCCGGTCCGATAGCCGAGGCCGCCCCGCGCATCGAGCGGCTGCGCGCGGAGGCCCGTGAGCGCAAGGGCTGGATCATGGACACGTATCTGCTGCGGCGGCACCCGAAGGGCGAGTAG
- a CDS encoding IS3 family transposase, whose protein sequence is MLDDAFTGVQGELGITAACRLTGRSRATHYRRLRPPTERKPRKPQVQPSSLTPDERAAVLEMMNSDEYAEMPPAQIWARELDAGRYHCSVSTMYRILREKGQSGERRRQATHPAKTVPELVATGPSQVFTWDITKAAGPAKGIWYHAYVIIDIFSRYVVGHTVERAESALRAEELIRETITRNGIVPETVHADRGTSMTSKKVSQMLIDLGVTRSHSRPKTSNDNPYSEAHFKTTKYMSDYPERFDSLAHAREWFEAFIAYYNHEHRHSGIGWHTPASVHFGTAEEVRDQRAVTLAEAYACHPERFGRRPRPPRIPQQAWINDPAKRRESAPQTS, encoded by the coding sequence GTGCTCGACGACGCGTTCACCGGTGTCCAGGGCGAACTGGGCATCACGGCCGCGTGCCGGCTGACCGGCCGCTCCCGGGCCACCCACTACCGCCGGCTGCGGCCCCCGACCGAGCGAAAACCCAGAAAACCGCAGGTCCAGCCCTCATCCCTCACACCCGATGAGCGGGCGGCGGTCCTGGAGATGATGAACAGCGACGAGTACGCCGAGATGCCGCCCGCGCAGATCTGGGCCCGCGAGCTGGATGCCGGGCGTTACCACTGTTCCGTCTCCACGATGTACCGGATCCTGCGCGAGAAGGGGCAGTCCGGCGAGCGCCGCCGCCAGGCCACCCACCCGGCGAAGACGGTGCCCGAGCTGGTCGCCACCGGGCCCTCGCAGGTGTTCACCTGGGACATCACCAAGGCGGCCGGACCGGCCAAGGGCATCTGGTATCACGCCTACGTCATCATCGACATCTTCAGCCGCTACGTCGTCGGCCACACCGTCGAGCGGGCCGAATCAGCGCTGCGGGCCGAGGAGTTGATCCGCGAGACCATCACACGCAACGGCATCGTGCCCGAGACCGTCCACGCGGACCGCGGCACCTCGATGACGAGCAAGAAGGTCTCCCAGATGCTGATCGACCTCGGCGTCACCCGGTCGCACTCGCGGCCGAAGACCTCCAACGACAACCCCTACAGCGAGGCCCACTTCAAGACCACGAAGTACATGTCCGACTACCCCGAACGGTTCGACTCGCTGGCCCATGCCCGTGAGTGGTTCGAGGCGTTCATCGCGTACTACAACCACGAGCACCGGCATTCGGGCATCGGCTGGCACACACCGGCCAGCGTGCATTTCGGCACCGCCGAGGAGGTCCGCGACCAGCGTGCCGTCACCCTCGCCGAGGCCTACGCCTGCCACCCCGAACGCTTCGGCCGCCGCCCCCGACCACCCCGGATACCTCAGCAGGCATGGATCAACGACCCGGCCAAACGCAGAGAGTCCGCACCACAAACCTCATAG